A window of Komagataella phaffii GS115 chromosome 1, complete sequence contains these coding sequences:
- a CDS encoding 40S ribosomal protein S3: MPEVLISKKRKLVADGVFYAELNEYFTRELAEDGYSGVEVRVTPTTTEIIIRATQTNSVLGENGRRIRELTALVQKRFKIDEGKVILYAERVQDRGLSAVTQCESLRYKLLNGLAIRRAAYGVVRFVMDSGAKGVEVVVSGKLRAARAKSMKFADGFMIHSGQPAKDFIETATRHVLLRQGVLGIKVKIMRDPAAARTGPKALPDFVKIHEPKDEREVPAPFVKSYVAEPVVEAEEAEEQATA; this comes from the coding sequence ATGCCAGAAGTTTTGAtctccaagaaaagaaagctcGTAGCTGACGGTGTCTTCTACGCTGAATTGAACGAGTACTTCACTAGAGAACTCGCTGAGGACGGATACTCCGGTGTCGAAGTCAGAGTCACCCCAACCACTACTGagatcatcatcagagCTACCCAGACCAACTCTGTCTTGGGTGAGAACGGtagaagaatcagagaATTGACTGCTTTGGtccaaaagagattcaAGATCGATGAGGGTAAGGTTATCCTCTACGCTGAGAGAGTCCAAGACCGTGGTTTGTCCGCTGTTACCCAATGTGAGTCTTTGAGATACAAGCTGTTGAACGGTCTGGCCATCAGAAGAGCCGCTTACGGTGTCGTCAGATTCGTCATGGACTCTGGTGCCAAGGGTGTTGAGGTTGTCGTTTCCGGTAAGCTAAGAGCTGCCAGAGCCAAGTCTATGAAGTTCGCTGATGGTTTCATGATCCACTCCGGTCAACCAGCCAAGGATTTCATTGAGACTGCCACCAGACACGTTCTGTTGAGACAGGGTGTTTTGGGTATCAAGGTCAAGATCATGAGAGACCCTGCTGCTGCCAGAACCGGTCCTAAGGCCCTTCCTGACTTTGTCAAGATCCACGAACCAAAGGATGAGAGAGAGGTTCCAGCTCCTTTCGTCAAGTCTTATGTTGCTGAGCCAGTCGTTGAGGCTGAGGAGGCTGAGGAGCAAGCTACTGCTTAA